A single window of Neurospora crassa OR74A linkage group VII, whole genome shotgun sequence DNA harbors:
- the acd-1 gene encoding acyl-CoA dehydrogenase: MSKIFTQADVSSHSKPDSLWIVIDGDVYDVTKFADDHPGGKKILQRVGGKDASKQFWKYHNEGILKKYQGKLQIGSLDTKPKAAAPAPAAAPAPAPKAAPKPKASTASSSSHEQSEALEPFGQLIPFADPSWYQSYHSPYYNETHAALRAEIREWVETAIDPYVTEWDEKKEVPAEIYKEMGKRGYLAGLLGTKYQSNYVENPIKSVPAEKWDLFHEMLVTDELSRTGSGGFVWNVIGGFGIGCPPLVKFGKKPLVDRILPGILNGDKRICLAITEPDAGSDVANLTCEAKLTEDGKHYIVNGEKKWITNGIWSDYFTTAVRTGGPGMNGVSLLLIERDFPGVSTRRMDCQGVWSSGTTYITFEDVKVPVENLIGKENQGFRVIMTNFNHERIGIIIQCLRFSRVCYEESVKYANKRRTFGKKLIEHPVIRLKLAHMARQIEASYNWLENLIYQCEKMGETEAMLRLGGAIASLKAQATVTFEFCAREASQIFGGLSYSRGGQGGKVERLYRDVRAYAIPGGSEEIMLDLSIRQSLRVAKMTGMKL; the protein is encoded by the exons ATGTCCAAGATCTTCACCCAGGCCGACGTCTCGTCGCATAGCAAACCGGACTCGCTCTGGATTGTCATTGATGGCGATGTCTACGATGTCACCAAGTTCGCTGACGACCATCCCG GCGGCAAGAAGATCCTCCAGAGAGTTGGCGGCAAGGACGCCTCCAAGCAGTTCTGGAAGTACCACAATGAGGGCATCCTCAAGAAGTACCAGGGCAAGCTCCAGATCGGCTCCCTAGATACCAAGCCCAAGGCCGCTGCTCCAGCGCCCGCTGCCGCTCCGGCCCCTGCTCCCAAGGCCgcccccaagcccaaggcgTCAaccgcttcctcctcttcccatGAGCAATCCGAGGCTCTCGAGCCCTTCGGCCAGCTTATCCCCTTTGCTGACCCCAGCTGGTACCAGAGC TACCACTCTCCTTACTACAACGAGACTCACGCCGCCCTCCGTGCCGAGATCCGCGAGTGGGTCGAGACCGCCATTGACCCCTATGTCACCGAGTgggatgagaagaaggaggttcCTGCTGAGATCTACAAGGAGATGGGCAAGCGCGGCTACCTCGCCGGTCTGCTGGGCACCAAGTACCAGAGCAACTATGTCGAGAACCCCATCAAGTCCGTCCCCGCCGAGAAATGGGATCTCTTCCACGAGATGCTCGTAACCGACGAGCTCTCTCGTACCGGCTCCGGTGGTTTCGTCTGGAACGTCATTGGCGGCTTCGGCATTGGCTGCCCTCCCCTCGTCAAGTTCGGCAAGAAGCCCCTTGTCGATCGCATTCTACCTGGCATCCTCAACGGTGACAAGCGCATCTGCCTTGCCATCACCGAGCCCGACGCCGGTTCCGACGTTGCCAACCTCACCTGCGAGGCCAAGCTTACCGAGGACGGCAAGCACTACATCGTCAACGGCGAGAAGAAGTGGATCACCAACGGTATCTGGTCCGACTACTTCACCACAGCCGTGCGCACTGGTGGCCCCGGCATGAACGGCGTCTCTCTCCTGCTCATTGAGCGCGACTTCCCCGGCGTGTCCACCCGCCGCATGGACTGCCAGGGTGTCTGGTCCTCGGGCACCACCTACATCACCTTTGAGGACGTCAAGGTCCCTGTCGAGAACCTGATCGGCAAGGAGAACCAGGGCTTCCGCGTCATCATGACCAACTTCAACCACGAGCGcatcggcatcatcatccagtGCCTGCGCTTCTCGCGTGTCTGCTACGAGGAGTCGGTCAAGTACGCCAACAAGCGCCGCACCTTTGGCAAGAAGCTGATCGAGCACCCCGTCATCCGCCTCAAGCTCGCCCACATGGCTCGGCAAATCGAGGCCTCGTACAACTGGCTCGAGAACCTCATCTACCAGTGCGAGAAGATGGGCGAGACCGAGGCCATGCTCCGTCTCGGCGGCGCCATCGCCTCCCTCAAGGCCCAGGCCACCGTCACCTTTGAGTTCTGTGCCCGCGAGGCCTCCCAGATCTTCGGCGGTCTATCCTACTCCCGCGGCGGCCAGGGCGGCAAGGTCGAGAGGCTGTACCGTGATGTCAGGGCTTATGCCATCCCTGGTGGCTCAGAGGAGATTATGCTTGATCTTAGCATAAGGCAGAGCTTGCGCGTTGCCAAGATGACTGGTATGAAGCTTTAA
- a CDS encoding DNA-repair protein rad2, which yields MGIKQLFSVIKDEAPDAIKEGEIKNQFGRKVAIDASMSIYSFLIAVRSDGQQLMNEAGETTSHLMGMFYRTLRMVDNGIKPLYVFDGAPPKLKSGELAKRFQRKQEATEGLEEAKETGTAEDVEKFSRRTVRVTREHNAECQKLLKLMGIPYIVAPTEAEAQCAVLARAGKVYAAASEDMDTLCFNAPILLRHLTFSEQRKEPIQEIHLEKVLEGLGMERKQFIDLCILLGCDYLDPIPKVGPSTALKLIREHGTLEKVVEWMKADPKGRYQIPEDWPFEDARTLFFEPDVRPADDPLCDFKWDKPDIEGLIQFLVHEKGFSEDRVRSAGTKLEKNMKTSQQARIEGFFKILPKTEEEKKAHKRKLEEQAEQKRKKVKEEKKEKAKLKAKPRGA from the exons ATGGGTATTAAACAGCTTTTTTCGGTCATCAAAGATGAAGCGCCTGACGCCATCAAGGAGGGTGAGATCAAGAATCAGTTCGGTCGCAAGGTTGCCATT GATGC CTCCATGAGCATCTACAGCTTCCTAATCGCCGTCCGCTCCGATGGCCAACAACTAATGAACGAGGCCGGCGAAACCACGTCGCATCTAATGGGCATGTTCTACCGCACCCTACGAATGGTCGACAACGGCATCAAGCCGCTTTATGTATTCGACGGCGCGCCGCCCAAACTCAAGTCCGGGGAGCTAGCCAAGCGGTTCCAGCGCAAGCAGGAAGCCACCGAAGGGCTGGAGGAGGCCAAAGAAACCGGCACGGCCGAGGACGTGGAGAAGTTCAGTCGGAGAACGGTCCGCGTCACACGCGAGCATAATGCCGAGTGCCAGAAgttgttgaagttgatggGCATCCCCTACATTGTGGCGCCCACCGAGGCGGAGGCGCAATGCGCAGTGCTGGCGCGGGCGGGCAAGGTGTATGCGGCTGCCAGCGAGGATATGGATACGCTGTGCTTCAACGCGCCGATTTTGCTTAGGCATTTGACGTTTAGCGAGCAGAGGAAGGAGCCGATTCAGGAAATCCATTTGGAGAAGGTGTTGGAGGGGTTGGGTATGGAGAGGAAGCAA TTCATCGACCTCTGCATTCTCCTTGGCTGCGACTACCTCGACCCCATCCCCAAAGTCGGACCCAGCACAGCGCTCAAGCTGATCCGCGAGCACGGCACACTGGAGAAGGTGGTGGAATGGATGAAGGCGGACCCCAAGGGCCGCTACCAAATCCCAGAGGACTGGCCGTTTGAGGACGCGCGCACGCTCTTCTTCGAGCCGGACGTGCGGCCCGCCGACGACCCGCTGTGCGACTTTAAGTGGGATAAGCCCGACATCGAGGGGCTCATCCAGTTCCTGGTTCATGAGAAGGGGTTTTCGGAGGACCGTGTCCGCAGCGCGGGCACAAAGCTGGAGAAGAACATGAAGACTTCACAACAGGCGAGAATCGAGGGTTTCTTCAAGATACTGcccaagacggaggaggagaagaaggcgcaTAAGCGCAAACTGGAGGAGCAGGCGgagcagaagaggaagaaggtcaaggaggagaaaaaggaaaaggcgaAGCTTAAGGCGAAGCCTCGTGGTGCTTAG
- the nox-2 gene encoding NADPH oxidase 2, variant — MSYGGYDLYRSNTDSSIEKPSERSRWTPLTRMLLSGEMTQERQKELSPREKFDRWMVNEGYRRIFVFVFMVLHAIVFAFGFVNYAVKDNLQIARDTFGPTYMIARSAALVLHVDVALVLFPVCRTLISLARQTPLNGIIQFDKNITFHITTAWSIFFWSWVHTIAHWNNFAQIAAKNNLGIYGWLLANFVSGPGWTGYIMLIALTGMVITSVEKTRRANYERFWYTHHMFIIFFFFWSIHGAFCMIQPDFAPFCISVGTTAIGVFWQYWMYGGFAYLAERIAREVRGKHKTYISKVVQHPSNVCEIQIKKENTKTRAGQYIFFCCPAVSLWQYHPFTLTSAPEEDYISIHVRVVGDFTRQLAETLGCEFDNKKKGDTSKVVGVSQENDEVDPALRRVLPRVYVDGPFGSASEDVFKYEVSVLVGAGIGVTPFASILKSIWYRMNYPQQKTRLSKVYFFWVCRDFGSFEWFRSLLLAIEAQDVDHRIEIHTYLTAKIKIDDATNIMINDANADKDTITGLRSPTNFGRPNWDMIFRGIRKLHAPGEAGVFFCGPKGLGSSLHIFCNKYSEPGFHFVWGKENF, encoded by the exons ATGAGTTACGGAGGGTACGACCTGTACAGGTCGAACACGGATTCGTCGATCGAAAAGCCGTCAGAGAGGTCAAGATGGACGCCACTTACTCGCATGCTACTGTCGGGTGAAATGACGCAGGAAAGGCAAAAGGAGCTGAGTCCAAGGGAAAAGTTCGACCGATGGATGGTCAACGAAGGCTATCGACGAAT cttcgtcttcgtctttaTGGTGCTCCACGCCATCGTCTTTGCCTTTGGCTTCGTTAACTACGCCGTCAAAGACAACCTACAAATAGCGCGGGATACGTTTGGACCGACATATATGATTGCAAGATCGGCAGCGCTGGTTCTGCACGTCGATGTTGCCCTGGTCCTTTTCCCCGTCTGCCGAACGCTCATCTCGCTCGCAAGACAGACTCCTCTGAACGGCATCATCCAATTCGACAAGAACATTACCTTCCACATCACGACAGCATGgtccatcttcttctggtCGTGGGTGCACACCATTGCCCACTGGAACAACTTTGCCCAGATTGCAGCCAAGAACAACCTCGGTATCTACGGCTGGCTGTTGGCCAACTTTGTCTCGGGCCCCGGTTGGACTGGCTATATCATGTTGATCGCGCTGACAGGTATGGTGATCACTTCGGTCGAAAAGACAAGACGGGCGAACTACGAGCGGTTCTGGTACACACACCACAtgttcatcatcttcttctttttctggtCCATCCACGGTGCCTTCTGCATGATCCAGCCCGACTTTGCGCCTTTCTGCATTTCCGTCGGCACCACGGCCATCGGTGTGTTCTGGCAGTACTGGATGTACGGAGGATTTGCCTATCTCGCCGAGCGCATTGCCCGCGAGGTCCGTGGCAAGCACAAGACGTACATCTCCAAGGTTGTCCAGCACCCCAGCAACGTGTGCGAGATCcagatcaagaaggagaacacCAAGACCCGCGCCGGCCAGTACATCTTCTTTTGCTGCCCGGCTGTATCCCTGTGGCAGTACCATCCCTTCACCCTCACGAGCGCGCCAGAGGAGGACTACATCTCGATCCACGTACGTGTCGTTGGTGATTTTACCAGGCAACTTGCCGAGACTTTGGGGTGCGAATtcgacaacaagaagaagggagacACGTCCAAGGTCGTTGGCGTCAGCCAGGAGAACGACGAAGTTGATCCCGCTCTCCGCCGTGTTCTTCCCCGTGTGTACGTCGATGGACCGTTCGGCTCCGCCTCCGAAGACGTGTTCAAGTACGAGGTGTCCGTCCTGGTCGGCGCCGGTATCGGCGTGACCCCCTTCGCCTCCATCCTCAAGTCGATCTGGTATCGCATGAACTACCCGCAACAAAAGACGCGGCTGAGCAAGGTGTACTTCTTCTGGGTCTGCAGAGATTTCGGCTCGTTCGAGTGGTTCCGCTCTCTGTTGTTGGCTATCGAGGCCCAAGATGTCGACCACCGCATCGAGATCCACACGTACCTGACGGCCAAGATCAAGATTGACGATGCGACCAACATCATGATCAATGATGCCAACGCCGATAAGGATACCATTACTGGCTTGAGGTCGCCGACGAACTTTGGCCGTCCGAACTGGGATATGATCTTTAGGGGTATCAGGAAATTGCATGCTCCGGGCGAGGCTGGCGTGTTCTTCTGCGGTCCCAAGGGACTGGGCAGCTCGCTGCACATCTTTTGCAACAAGTATAGTGAGCCTGG TTTCCACTTTGTTTGGGGCAAGGAGAACTTCTAA
- a CDS encoding ubiquitin-conjugating enzyme E2 encodes MALKRINKELADLGRDPPSSCSAGPQGEDLFHWQATIMGPADSPYTGGVFFLNIQFPTDYPFKPPKVSFTTRIYHPNINSNGSICLDILRDQWSPALTISKVLLSICSMLTDPNPDDPLVPEIAHVYKTDRARYEATAREWTRKYAI; translated from the exons ATGGCGTTGAAGCGCATTAACAAGGAGCTCGCTGATCTCGGCCG CGATCCGCCCTCCTCTTGCTCTGCTGGCCCTCAGGGTGAAGATCTT TTCCACTGGCAAGCGACCATTATGGGCCCTGCCGACTCCCCCTACACCGGCGGCGTTTTCTTCCTCAACATTCAGTTCCCTACCGACTATCCTTTTAAGCCTCCCAAAGTCAGCTTTACCACCAGAATCTACCACCCCAACATCAACTCGAACGGCAGCATCTGCCTCGACATTCTGAGGGATCAGTGGAGTCCGGCGTTGACGATCTCCAAGG TTCTGCTCTCCATCTGCTCGATGTTGACGGATCCCAACCCTGACGACCCGCTTGTGCCCGAGATTGCGCACGTGTACAAGACAGACCGCGCCAGGTACGAGGCGACGGCTCGCGAGTGGACCCGGAAGTATGCTATCTAG
- a CDS encoding glutaryl-CoA dehydrogenase, producing MSRILARRCPQGLLRQAFSPSRTNVTTTPVRAFASATSNAPSFNWEDPLNHKSLLTEDEIAIGETAERYCQEQLFPRVLQAYRDEHYDPKILEEMGDLGLLGATIEGYGCAGVSSVASGLITRAVERVDSGYRSGMSVQSSLVMGPINDFGTAEQKERFLPGMAKGKIIGAFGLTEPNHGSDPGSMETVARPHPTKEGVYLLSGSKTWITNSPIADVLVVWAKLQETGKIRGFLVERSACPPGTLETPQIKNKTGLRASITGMIQLDNCPVPKENMFPEIEGLKGPFTCLNSARFGIAFGMMGALEDCLARARTYALERKQFKGNPLAKYQLVQKKLAEAATDVAYGTLAAIQVGRLKDEGKATPEMISMIKRQNCDRTLYHARTLQEIFGGNAVSDEYHIGRVVANLYVTQTYEGQSDIHSLILGRAITGVQAFV from the exons ATGTCTCGGATTCTCGCCAGGAGATGCCCTCAAGGGCTTCTGCGTCAGGCCTTCTCGCCTTCGCGCACCAACGTCACCACTACTCCTGTCCGTGCCTTTGCCTCTGCCACCTCCAACGCTCCCTCCTTTAACTGGGAAGACCCTCTCAACCACAAGTCTCTCTTGACCGAGGATGAGATTGCCATCGGTGAGACCGCCGAGCGTTACTGCCAGGAACAGCTTTTCCCCCGCGTGCTACAGGCCTATCGCGATGAGCACTACGACCCCAAGATTCTCGAGGAGATGGGCGATTTGGGCCTGCTGGGCGCTACCATCGAAGGCTATGGCTGCGCCGGCGTCTCCTCCGTGGCCAGCGGTCTGATCACCCGCGCCGTCGAGCGCGTCGACAGCGGTTACCGCAGCGGCATGTCCGTCCAGTCCTCGCTCGTCATGGGCCCCATCAACGACTTCGGCACCGCGGAGCAAAAGGAGCGTTTCCTGCCGGGCATGGCCAAGGGCAAGATCATCGGTGCCTTTGGCCTGACTGAGCCCAACCACGGCTCCGATCCGGGCTCCATGGAGACCGTCGCCCGTCCCCACCCTACCAAGGAGGGCGTCTATCTGCTTAGCGGCTCCAAGACCTGGATCACCAACTCGCCCATCGCCGACGTCCTGGTCGTCTGGGCCAAGCTTCAGGAGACGGGCAAGATCCGTGGCTTCCTGGTTGAGCGGTCCGCCTGCCCACCAGGTACGCTCGAAACCCCCCAGATCAAGAACAAGACGGGTCTGCGGGCCTCCATCACGGGCATGATCCAGCTAGACAACTGCCCAGTGCCCAAGGAAAACATGTTCCCCGAAATCGAAGGGCTCAAGGGCCCCTTCACGTGCCTCAACAGCGCCCGCTTCGGTATTGCCTTCGGCATGATGGGCGCGCTCGAGGACTGCCTGGCTCGGGCCCGCACCTACGCCCTCGAGCGCAAGCAGTTCAAGGGCAACCCGCTGGCCAAGTACCAGCTCGTGCAGAAGAAGCTGGCCGAGGCGGCCACCGACGTCGCCTACGGTACCCTGGCTGCCATCCAGGTCGGCCGCCTCAAGGACGAGGGCAAGGCCACGCCCGAGATGATCAGCATGATCAAGCGCCAGAACTGTGATCGCACCCTGTACCACGCCCGCACGCTGCAGGAGATCTTTGGTGGTAATGCTGTGTCAGATGAGTACCATATTGGCCGTGTTGTTGCCAACTTGTATGTAACGCAGACATATGAGGGCCAGAGTGATATTCACA GTCTTATTCTGGGAAGAGCTATCACTGGTGTTCAGGCTTTCGTGTAA